In the Bacteroidia bacterium genome, CTAACTGAATGGAATGCAACTAATCCTATCGCAGTAGGAGATACAGTCTATTTTACTATACAAGATGATGGAAACGGTCTGATTCACAATATCGCAGAGCGAAAAAATGCGATTATCCGCAAAGCTATTGGAAAGCATACTCAAGCCCATATCATAGCCTCAAATATTGACCAACTTATTGTGCTGGCTACCTTAGCTCAACCTCGCACCTCGCTCGGCTTCATTGACCGTATGCTTGTCATTGCCGAAGCATATAAAATTCCTCACAGCGTTGTATTATGGAATAAAGCAGACTTATATGACGAATCAATGCAGGAACAAGTACAGGAGTATGTCAAAATGTACCAAAGTATAGGTTATGACAGTAAAGTAGTATCAGCATTAGAGCAAAAACATTTACCTACAATTGTTGAGATTATACAAAATAAAGTTAGTGCAATTGTAGGACACTCGGGTACGGGTAAATCTAGCTTGCTCAATCTCATTGAACCTACTCTTAACCTTAAAGTAGGTCAGGTATCTCAATGGAATCAAAAAGGTAGACATACGACGACCTTGGCTACTATGTATTCTCTGCCTAAATATAACGCCTACATTATAGATACGCCTGGAATTAAAGAATTAGACTTTTTCAACATTGAGAAAGAAGAAGTTAGCCGCTACTATGTTGATTTTTTACCTTATTTGTCGGGCTGTAAATTTAGTAATTGCTTACATCGTAATGAACCTCATTGTGGGGTTAAGCAAGCTTTAGCTGAAGGTAAAATTTACTCTCAACGATACCAAAACTATTTGGGAATAATAGAAATGTTGGAAAAACAAGTATGAAATTATTCTCTTCTCAACAAATACAGGAATGGGATAAATATACTATTGCGCACGAACCTATCTCCTCATACAATTTAATGGAACGAGCAGTTCAACGTTTGTTTGAACAGCTTTTAGCGCATCACAATGTTAAAAATAAAACTATACATATTTTCTGCGGCACAGGGAATAATGGCGGAGATGGATTAGCTTTAGCTCGTTATCTTAAACTTTCCGAAGCTAATGTGTTCGTAATTTATGTGGGGGACTTATCAAAAGCTACACCAGATAACTACCAAAATTATACGCTTTTAGAAACATATCAAATTCCTGTGGTTACGTTTGAGCAAGTAGATACTCTTCCTAATCCTGACTATATTATAGATGCACTTTTAGGAACAGGCTTAAATCGCAGCGTAGAACTTACCTCACTGCTTGGAAAGGCTATTGAGTATATAAACCAAAGTAAAGCTTACACAATTTCCATTGATATTCCTTCAGGATTGAAAGGTGAAGATAATCGGGATAATACAGGAGTTTGGGTAAAGTGCCAAGAAGTATATTCATTTCAGCAACCTAAAATAGTATTTTTTCTTAAAGAATGGGCAAAAGAAATTGAACGTATCTATGTAGTAGATATTGGACTTTCCCAAGAATACTATCAAAAAGTTGATACAAACTATTTTTCATTAGACAAAGACACGTTTGAACTACATTTTAAGCCCAGAGTAAAATTTTCTTAC is a window encoding:
- the rsgA gene encoding ribosome small subunit-dependent GTPase A, which encodes MQDKVGVVTHSKGSSYTVLTQDSPHQVVECRLKGKLRLTEWNATNPIAVGDTVYFTIQDDGNGLIHNIAERKNAIIRKAIGKHTQAHIIASNIDQLIVLATLAQPRTSLGFIDRMLVIAEAYKIPHSVVLWNKADLYDESMQEQVQEYVKMYQSIGYDSKVVSALEQKHLPTIVEIIQNKVSAIVGHSGTGKSSLLNLIEPTLNLKVGQVSQWNQKGRHTTTLATMYSLPKYNAYIIDTPGIKELDFFNIEKEEVSRYYVDFLPYLSGCKFSNCLHRNEPHCGVKQALAEGKIYSQRYQNYLGIIEMLEKQV